One window of Nicotiana tomentosiformis chromosome 11, ASM39032v3, whole genome shotgun sequence genomic DNA carries:
- the LOC104115903 gene encoding uncharacterized protein isoform X1 — MATVVEFECQQLVNELQDLSIEPQKKMKSTAEETHRVGCENNHHGICAICLNKIMLEETALVKGCEHAYCVTCILRWATYKKEPTCPQCKHPFDFIYIHRALDGSLRDYMFEESVCLLLRASWFKPLIVEERAEVNDDMDDLYMYDYEEEEDLAEDYFVSSSSRLRIGNRRWGDNGYVSAGRQEARPVYRPNSQESSAGPSREPKKKEDAVPKELVGRRAKRALKREAADKAAAEKHQQRLVRMGRK, encoded by the exons ATGGCCACAGTTGTCGAGTTTGAATGTCAACAACTCGTCAACGAACTTCAAGATCTATCCATTGAACCTCAG AAGAAAATGAAGAGCACAGCTGAGGAAACACACCGAGTTGGGTGCGAGAATAACCATCATGGGATTTGTGCTATTTGTTTGAATAAGATAATGCTTGAAGAAACTGCCCTGGTAAAAGGTTGCGAGCATGCTTACTG TGTGACTTGTATCCTTCGATGGGCAACCTATAAAAAGGAACCAACGTGCCCTCAGTGTAAGCATCCATTTGACTTTATCTACATCCATCGCGCACTTGATGGAAG CCTTCGGGACTACATGTTTGAGGAGAGTGTTTGCCTTCTCCTCAGGGCATCATGGTTTAAACCTTTGATTGTGGAGGAAAGGGCGGAGGTTAATGATGATATGGATGACTTGTACATGTACgattatgaagaagaagaagatttagCAGAAGATTATTTCGTTAGTAGTTCATCGAGACTCCGTATAGGCAATAGACGATGGGGTGATAATGGATATGTCAGTGCAGGAAGGCAAGAAGCAAGGCCTGTTTATCGACCAAACTCTCAGGAATCCAGTGCTGGTCCCTCTCGCGAGCCTAAGAAGAAGGAGGATGCTGTTCCTAAAGAACTTGTTGGCCGGCGTGCAAAGAGGGCACTGAAGCGTGAAGCTGCTGATAAGGCGGCCGCTGAGAAGCACCAGCAGCGTTTGGTTAGGATGGGTCGGAAGTGA
- the LOC104115903 gene encoding uncharacterized protein isoform X2: MATVVEFECQQLVNELQDLSIEPQKMKSTAEETHRVGCENNHHGICAICLNKIMLEETALVKGCEHAYCVTCILRWATYKKEPTCPQCKHPFDFIYIHRALDGSLRDYMFEESVCLLLRASWFKPLIVEERAEVNDDMDDLYMYDYEEEEDLAEDYFVSSSSRLRIGNRRWGDNGYVSAGRQEARPVYRPNSQESSAGPSREPKKKEDAVPKELVGRRAKRALKREAADKAAAEKHQQRLVRMGRK; this comes from the exons ATGGCCACAGTTGTCGAGTTTGAATGTCAACAACTCGTCAACGAACTTCAAGATCTATCCATTGAACCTCAG AAAATGAAGAGCACAGCTGAGGAAACACACCGAGTTGGGTGCGAGAATAACCATCATGGGATTTGTGCTATTTGTTTGAATAAGATAATGCTTGAAGAAACTGCCCTGGTAAAAGGTTGCGAGCATGCTTACTG TGTGACTTGTATCCTTCGATGGGCAACCTATAAAAAGGAACCAACGTGCCCTCAGTGTAAGCATCCATTTGACTTTATCTACATCCATCGCGCACTTGATGGAAG CCTTCGGGACTACATGTTTGAGGAGAGTGTTTGCCTTCTCCTCAGGGCATCATGGTTTAAACCTTTGATTGTGGAGGAAAGGGCGGAGGTTAATGATGATATGGATGACTTGTACATGTACgattatgaagaagaagaagatttagCAGAAGATTATTTCGTTAGTAGTTCATCGAGACTCCGTATAGGCAATAGACGATGGGGTGATAATGGATATGTCAGTGCAGGAAGGCAAGAAGCAAGGCCTGTTTATCGACCAAACTCTCAGGAATCCAGTGCTGGTCCCTCTCGCGAGCCTAAGAAGAAGGAGGATGCTGTTCCTAAAGAACTTGTTGGCCGGCGTGCAAAGAGGGCACTGAAGCGTGAAGCTGCTGATAAGGCGGCCGCTGAGAAGCACCAGCAGCGTTTGGTTAGGATGGGTCGGAAGTGA
- the LOC104115904 gene encoding uncharacterized protein gives MGSFKQTSTSFLYNPNISTDSESEFSGILEIHVHNARNIHNICIYDNQDVYAKFSLTYNPDEAMSTRIINGGGKNPDFNEDLAMKVSQIDSILKCEIWMLSRAKTLMEDQLLGFALVPISSIIGKGKTTQDFSLSSTDLFHSPAGTVKLSLFLNTNNPISVSNNPSCSPSSSSSISSEVVLLDRNTSQLVLDPIEYSRIEFPEINLVKENQEMVSQYFDLGGSFLQLSASFHSQQQQQPENHDYEMAAINPSEEEEEDDEIADDDHDSNISPKESIHNSWFLSSSLTSTLSEDRNSAGSSPDKKIDKKVSIKNENEERKEPHVVFSAPLGNIIKIDAEQSAMQQQIVDMYMRSMQQFTESLAKMKLPLDLDKSGADLDDQKDHVIQNHGSSSDMNNNKRKENSRVFYGSRAFF, from the coding sequence ATGGGTTCCTTCAAGCAAACTTCAACAAGTTTTCTATACAATCCAAATATAAGTACAGATTCAGAATCTGAATTCTCTGGAATTCTTGAAATTCATGTCCACAATGCTAGGAACATTCACAACATTTGTATCTATGACAACCAAGATGTTTATGCCAAATTTTCCCTAACTTACAATCCTGATGAAGCCATGTCAACAAGGATCATAAATGGTGGTGGCAAAAATCCAGATTTCAATGAAGATTTAGCCATGAAAGTATCCCAAATCGACTCGATCCTCAAATGTGAAATATGGATGCTTAGTAGAGCTAAAACACTAATGGAAGATCAACTCTTGGGCTTTGCTTTAGTAccaatttcttcaattattggTAAAGGGAAAACCACTCAAGATTTTAGCCTTTCTTCTACTGATTTGTTTCATTCCCCTGCTGGTACTGTCAAATTGTCACTTTTCTTGAATACCAACAACCCCATTTCAGTATCAAATAATCCTTCTTGTTcaccatcatcttcttcttctataAGTTCTGAAGTTGTATTACTAGACAGAAACACATCTCAACTTGTTCTTGATCCGATCGAGTATTCAAGAATTGAGTTTCCTGAGATCAACTTAGTTAAAGAGAATCAAGAAATGGTGTCCCAATATTTTGACTTAGGTGGTTCATTTCTCCAACTTTCTGCATCATTTCACAGTCAACAACAGCAGCAGCCCGAGAATCATGACTACGAAATGGCTGCAATTAATccatcagaagaagaagaagaagatgatgaaattgcTGATGATGATCATGACTCAAATATTTCTCCAAAAGAAAGTATTCACAATTCTTGGTTCCTTAGCTCCTCATTGACAAGTACACTAAGTGAAGACAGGAACTCAGCAGGCTCATCACCAGATAAAAAGATAGATAAAAAGGTTTCGATTAAGAACGAAAACGAAGAAAGGAAAGAACCCCATGTGGTATTTTCAGCTCCATTAGGGAATATAATCAAGATTGATGCAGAACAATCAGCTATGCAGCAGCAAATAGTTGACATGTACATGAGAAGTATGCAGCAGTTTACTGAATCATTAGCAAAAATGAAGCTGCCTTTGGATTTGGATAAATCAGGAGCTGATCTTGATGATCAGAAAGATCATGTGATTCAGAATCATGGAAGTTCATCAGATATGAATAACAATAAGAGGAAAGAGAATTCAAGAGTGTTTTATGGTAGTAGAGCTTTCTTTTGA